TAATGTAGTCAATGTATCCTTTTTGTATCCACTCACGTGTATCAGCGTAAAGGTCATCATAGTTTCTTTGACCTGCGGTTGTGTTAGAACCGGTTGGATCGTCAGCTATATTTCGCCATACGCCGAACGGACTTATGCCAAACTTTACGTATGATTTTTCTTGTTTAATAGCAGCGTGTAACCCTTTTACAAGTTCATTGACATTGTCACGTCGCCAATCTTCTATATTAGTAAATCTACCGTTATTATAAGTTTCGTACGTTTTTTGATCGGGAAACACTTCACCAACTACTTTATAGGGATAAAAATAATCGTCCATATGAATGGCATCAATGTCATAATTTCGAACGATTTCTAAAGCGCCTTCTGTTATAAATTTTTTAACTTCTGGAATGCCAGGATTGTAATATAACTTTCCGCCATAAGGTACAACCCAATCGGGATGTTGCCTTGCAGGGTGATTATTTGATAATCGATTTATATCAGTGTGATTCATCGTTATTCGGTATGGATTAATCCATGCGTGGAATTCTATATTTCTTTTATGAGCTTCTTCAATCATAAATGCGAGCGGGTCATAACCAGGATCTTTTCCTTGTATACCCGTAATGTACTCAGACCAAGGACCGTGATTTGAAGGGTAAAAAGCATCAGCGGTTGGTTTGATTTGTACAACGACTGCATTCATACCAGTGTTTTTTAAATCGTCTAATAGTCTTATAAATTCTTGTTTCTGATTTTCAATAGGTAAGCCAGTTTTTGAGGGCCAATCAATATTGAGAACAGATGCTATCCATACAGCGCGTAATTCATGTTTTTTGTACGTAGTAGTTACTTCAGCATAAGTAGAATGAGGGGAAATGAAAGAGAAAGGAATAAAAAAGATGACGATACAACATATCATTAATAAACGCTTAATGATCATTTATACGCCTCCCTATTATATGATTATTTAAAATATTATACGATGTGAGGTTGGCCTTGCAATTGAGAAAAATAAATATTGAAACATTAATTTAATAGGGGAAATATTTTTAATGAAATTTACTTTCAATATAACTAATTCATTTCATTACTTCATATGCTTGTTAGTAAAGTGAAACTTTCTTTCATTTGAAGGAAACAATTTATAAGTATAGGAGGATTCATAAATGAAAGTTTTATTCGTTTGTTCTGGAGGGATGTCCAGCGCAATTGTTGTAAACGCTTTAAAAAAAGAGGCGGAGAAAAAGGGTGTAAACATGGAAGTGCATGCAATTGGAACAAGTGAGGTGGAAGAAGAAGTAAAGAATGGTTGGGATGTTGTAATGGTTGCACCTCAAGTAAGACATCGATTTGACTCTGTAAAAAAATTTGCAGAAGAAGAATCTATCCCCTGCGGTATCATACCGCCGCAAGCATATACGCCGCTTGGTGGACCGACTTTATTAAAAACTGTAAATGAATTAATTAGTTAGGGGGAAGCGTTATGAATAAGTTTCTCACGTTTCTTGATAAAAACTTATCTGGACCGATGGCAAGGCTTTCTGAACAGAGGCATTTACAAGCGATCCGTGATGGAGTTATTTCGGCGTTACCATTTATTATTGTAGGAAGTTTCTTTTTAATAGTAGCATTTCCACCATTACCGAAAGATAGTTTCATATCCGTTTGGGCATTAAAAAATCAAACAAGTATATTAATACCATATCGTTTAACGATGTTTATTATGTCTTTATATATAGCATTTGGAATAGGTTATAATTTAGCGAAAAGTTATAAGCTAGATGCTTTATCAGGGGCACAGCTTGCAGTATGTTCATTACTATTAACATTAACACCTGAATTAATTGATAAAAAAGGCTTTATGCTTCCGATGACAAATCTCGGAGGTCATGGATTATTCGTGACGATGATTGTTTCTATTTTATCAGTTGAGATTTTAAGGTTTTGTAAGAAGAATAACGTAACAATCAAAATGCCAGAGCAAGTACCATCATCAGTATCGCGTTCGTTTGAAGCACTTATACCTGCAGCTTTTGTTATTATTATTATGAGTCTTATTACAGTCGTTTTTAAAGTGGATCTACATTACGTTGTAGATAAATTAGCCGCACCGTTAGTAAAAGCTGGTGATAGTTACTTTGGCGTTATTATACCTGTATTTTTAATTACATTTTTCTGGTCCTTTGGAATACATGGTGTATCAGTTGTAGGTACTGTGGCAAGACCGCTTTGGGATGTGTATTTAGGAAAGAACGGTGAAGCTGTAGCAAGTGGTGCGAGTCATTTTCCATTCATTGCACCAGAGCCGTTTTATCAATGGTTTATTTGGATTGGTGGCTCGGGAGCAACGTTAGGACTTGTGTTAGCGATGATCGTATTTGGGCGATCAAAATATTCGAAAGCGTTATCGAGAACTTGTATTGTACCTGGGATTTTTAATATTAATGAACCAGTTATATTCGGTTTGCCGATTGTATTGAATCCAATTTTAATTATTCCTTTCGTTATTACACCATTAGTAACCGCTACTATAGCGTATGCTGCAACTGCAATGGGATTTGTAACACCAACTCATATAATGCCGCCATGGACATTACCGGCCCCAATTGGTGCGTATTTAGCTACTGGAGGAGATTGGCGTGCAATTGTATTAGTTTTTATTAATATAGCAATATCATTCCTTATTTACTTACCATTCTTTAAAATGTACGACAAAAACATGCTTGAAATTGAGAAAAATGGTGATGGGGAATCTGTTAATCCGTAAGTTTTATATTTTATTTTTGAGTGATAGGCATTTTGTCTATCACTTCTTTCACATTAAGTCCAGAGAGGGTG
This genomic interval from Bacillus cereus contains the following:
- a CDS encoding glycoside hydrolase family 10 protein, encoding MIIKRLLMICCIVIFFIPFSFISPHSTYAEVTTTYKKHELRAVWIASVLNIDWPSKTGLPIENQKQEFIRLLDDLKNTGMNAVVVQIKPTADAFYPSNHGPWSEYITGIQGKDPGYDPLAFMIEEAHKRNIEFHAWINPYRITMNHTDINRLSNNHPARQHPDWVVPYGGKLYYNPGIPEVKKFITEGALEIVRNYDIDAIHMDDYFYPYKVVGEVFPDQKTYETYNNGRFTNIEDWRRDNVNELVKGLHAAIKQEKSYVKFGISPFGVWRNIADDPTGSNTTAGQRNYDDLYADTREWIQKGYIDYITPQIYWNVGFTPAAYDILVDWWIKETNNRPIHLYIGQAAYKINNNSVPAWSDPEEYPRQIALNRLYPQIKGSMHFSLKDINNNPLGIKDRLSKDIYKHPALIPPMPWLDHDPPKQPTLKGAIPRDEGIAVGIIDNSENDSAYYAIYRVNRKNKVDIQNPKNLLTTVRKTKLGEIYVDKTVISGETYTYVVTAVDRLHNESVASSKSTIQAK
- a CDS encoding PTS sugar transporter subunit IIB; this encodes MKVLFVCSGGMSSAIVVNALKKEAEKKGVNMEVHAIGTSEVEEEVKNGWDVVMVAPQVRHRFDSVKKFAEEESIPCGIIPPQAYTPLGGPTLLKTVNELIS
- a CDS encoding PTS sugar transporter subunit IIC, which translates into the protein MNKFLTFLDKNLSGPMARLSEQRHLQAIRDGVISALPFIIVGSFFLIVAFPPLPKDSFISVWALKNQTSILIPYRLTMFIMSLYIAFGIGYNLAKSYKLDALSGAQLAVCSLLLTLTPELIDKKGFMLPMTNLGGHGLFVTMIVSILSVEILRFCKKNNVTIKMPEQVPSSVSRSFEALIPAAFVIIIMSLITVVFKVDLHYVVDKLAAPLVKAGDSYFGVIIPVFLITFFWSFGIHGVSVVGTVARPLWDVYLGKNGEAVASGASHFPFIAPEPFYQWFIWIGGSGATLGLVLAMIVFGRSKYSKALSRTCIVPGIFNINEPVIFGLPIVLNPILIIPFVITPLVTATIAYAATAMGFVTPTHIMPPWTLPAPIGAYLATGGDWRAIVLVFINIAISFLIYLPFFKMYDKNMLEIEKNGDGESVNP